DNA from Sorangium aterium:
GATGATCGTACCCGCCACGTTCGTGCTCCTCGCCGCGCCCTCGCGGCGCGATTCTTCGTCCGTCAACGCGCGCTACCGCCCTGCCGGTTCACGCCGGGGGGCCTGCCCGCGACCGCCGGTCGTCCGCTCCGAGAGCTCGGCCGGGAGGTCGAACTCCGCCTCGATGCGGCCGGCGAACGCCGCGCCTTCCTCGAGGATCACCTCGCTGCCGCCCACGTTTCCGGCGTACTGCGCGGTCGCCCGGATCGTGACGGGGCCGCGCGACGCCACGTCCCCCGTGAGCTGGCCGGAGACGACGAGCGAGCTCGCCTCGACGTCCCCCGTGA
Protein-coding regions in this window:
- a CDS encoding bactofilin family protein, which encodes MARGSTTTRSESDAAESLIGRGARIRGRVHGDGSLRVEGSVEGNIQLAGDLEIEDGASVTGDVEASSLVVSGQLTGDVASRGPVTIRATAQYAGNVGGSEVILEEGAAFAGRIEAEFDLPAELSERTTGGRGQAPRREPAGR